The DNA region CCTGGCCGCTTGCTCGCTCGCCGCAGACGCCCCTCGCGACGCCGCCCGAGATCCCGGATCCTCCCCGCCGTCTGCCACGACCTCCGCACCGCTCATGCGCCCACCATCCCATATGGGATGTGGGCGAACCGGGCACCGAGGGCTCTGAGCGGCAAATATATGGTTCGCGAGCCCATCGACTGCCGGTTCGACTGCAGCGAGCGGACCGCCGGCTACCCGCACACGCCGGCGACCATCGTTAGATGCGCATGTCCGCATTTGGGCATGTGGACATTTCCAGGAGACAGCGGTTCATTCGCGGCGGGAACGCCACCACAATGCCGCGACGGTCACGGCGGCTGCGGCGAGGGCCGGGCGGGTGTATGGAGAGCGGGTGGGCGGCGGGGTGGTACCGCGGATGGCGGCCATGTGGGGTGGGGTCGGGTGGACGGGGTGGAGTTCGAAGACTCGGAAGGTGCGTCCGCCGGAGAGGTCGTGTTCCATTTCGTAGCCGGGCCAGAATTCGACGGCGGTGTCCCAGGAGCGTTTTCGTTCCACGCCGGTGATCTGGGTGACCGTGACCGGGAAACGCCGGCCGCCGACGTGGACGACGGCGGTGGCGGCCGAACGCAGGTTGGCCGACCAGGACGGGTGTTGAGTACTGCCCCAATTGGATCCGATCAGCAGGATGCTGTCGTCATTCGGGACGTAGAGCAGGGAGGTGGTGCGCGGCAGGCCGGTCTTGCGGCCGACCACGGTCAGTTCGAGGGAGGGCAGGCCGGCGATGTCGAGGACGCCGTGGCGGCCCCGGGTGGCGCGGCGGACCAGGCGGTCGGACGCGAGAATGGTGCCGGATCCGTGCATGACCCAGCGATAGGTGCCGAGACGGCGGGCGACGCGGGGCAGAACTGTGGACGCCATGGGAATTCCTCACGGGTATCGGGAGTCCCGCGAACGCGGTCGCGCATGCCTTCGCCCACGTCGAGAATGCTGAAACGTCCTTGTCATCAAGCGTATTCGCGCGGAGCCCCCGGACGGTTCCCCCGGCACGCCGTCGGCGGAGGATTGATGTCGTATCTACTGTTACCACAGACCTGCGCATACGGCAGGGTGATCACGCGCCACGGGCGCAATCGCTCAATGCGATTGCGCCCGTGCGCCATCCGGAACGGTGCCCGGTCAGATCAGGTTCGCGGCCTCGAGACCGTCGAATACCGTCTCGGCCGTGTCGTACATGACACGCATTTCCACCGCGGCCGCGTCACGCAGGGCCGGGGAACCGAGCGCCAGGCCATTGGCGAAGGAGATGCCGCGCACGCTCTGGAACATGACGTAGCTGGTGGTGTTCTCCCCCAGCACCGAGTCGACGGCCGGGCCCACGAAGTAGGCGTGGAAGAAGTCGGCCAGCTTCGCGCCGTACACGGCGTCCAGGTCGGCGGTGATGTTGTTGGTGATCGCGATCAGCGAGTCGCCGAGGGCGAAGAAGTCGCGGGCGTGGTCGGCGCGAGTGCCGGTGGCGGCGATGGCCTCCGGGAAGTCGATGTGCAGGTGCGCGTCGAGAGCGGCGGCGGCCACGCGGCCGGCCGAGCGGGACGGGTCGGCGGCCAGGTCGTAGTAGCGCGTCCATTCCGGAGACACGGTGCCGCCGGTCAGGTGGGCGTGCAGGTTCACCAGGTAGATGCGGAAGAACTCGGCGCTGACCGCGCGGGCCCAGGCCGGGTCGCCGAAGTTGCCCTGGTCCAGAACGGGGTTCGCGTCGCGCAGGATGTTGCGGTAGAAGATCACGAAGATGCCGCGGCGGTCCTGGGCGCCGGACAGCATCTCGGCGACACGCTCCATGCGGCGCTGACCGTCGTGCAGGTCGGTGACGGTGGAGGGGTCGGACAGGGCGACCAGTTCGGCGTTCTCGGCGGCGGTGAGGGCACGCGCGGCACCGGTTTCGGCGGGTGCGACGATACCGGCGGATCCGCTCGGCACAGCCGGTTCGGCGGCGACGGCGGTTGCGGCAGCGGAGGCGGCAATCGCGGTGGTGACCGCCAGCGCCAGGGCGAGGCGGGTGGCTCTGACCATGACTGTGTGACTCCCGGGGTGGATTGCTCCCCGGGGATTCACCGAGGACGACGTGGTCCCCGGAGTCTGCCAACTCCGCAAATTACTAGCAAACTACGATGGCTGCTGGTCCAAGCCCCGCGATTAGCCGAAACGGCCAGCGGCACAACGTAATCCGCGCCCCGCGGCTACCGCGCCCGGCGAGCCTGCCGGTGCGGCGATTCACGGGTTACCAGAACGGTGACCTCAGTCACCCAAGCGCGCTTTCAGCGTCTCGACCAGGTCGTCCTGATCACCGATCGCGCTGTACCCGGCGGCATAGCGATGCCCGCCGCCACCCAGGCCTACCGCCACGCGAGCGACATCGACACCGGGACTGCCGTCGGCATTGGCATGCGAACGCAGCGACACCGTCCAGCGCCCTGGCTCGGTGCGAGATTCCTTGAAGACCGCCGCCACCTGAGCCTCGGCGGCGGTACGGATCAGATCGACGACGCTCTCCACCTCCTCGGACCGGACGGCCTCGGTGTCCTCGCGCCGGACCACCGCGTAGACCAGGCCCGCGCCGCCGGCGGCGTCGGGCAGCAGCTGCGCCGACCCCAGCACCCGAGACAACATGGGCAGCCACGCGAAGGGATGCGTGTCCATCAGGGTGCGGGTGATGGCCGCGCCGTCGATCCCGGTGGCCAAAAGCCGTTCGGCCAGGGTGTGCGAACCGGGGCGCACCCATTTGAAAGAGCCTGTGTCGGTGACCAATCCGGCGTAGAGGCAGTGCGCGATGTTCCGATCCAGCGGCTCGGACCAGGCATCCAGAATGCGGGCGATGACACCCGCGGTCGACTCTGCCGCTTCGTCGACGACGTTCACCGCGCCGAAGCGGGTGTTCGAACGGTGATGGTCGATCACCAATGTGGTCCCGGCCCCGGCCAATCGGTCACGCAGCACACCGAGGCGATCGGCGCTGCCGCAGTCCACCGTGACCAGCACATCCACCTCGGCCGGAACCTGATCCGGCGACACCAGCAGCTCGGTGCCGGGCAGCGAACGCATGGAGACCGGCAAGCGGTCCGGCTCGGCGAAGCAGACGACGACGGGAACCCCGCGCCGACGCAGCACCTGCGCCAACGCCAGCCCGCTGCCGACGGTATCGGCATCGGGCTGGACGTGGCACAGGATGGTCACCGATTTCGCGGCGTCAAGAATCTCGACGGCCGGAGTGACATCGACGGGGGTCACCGCGGGTCAGGCTTCGTCGTCGTCTTCGTCCTCGTCGCTCTTGTACGGGTCCTCGTCGCCGGCGTAGCTGGCGCCGACGGCCACCTGGGCCACCCGCGCATCCACGGCACGAGCCTTGGACAGCAGCTCGTCCATCTCCCGCGCCGCCTCGGGCACGGTGTCGAGCTTGAAGGCCAGCGTGGGGGTGAACTTCACCCCGGTGCCCGCGCCGACCTTGGAACGCAGGATGCCGGCGGCAGCCTTCAGACCGGCCGCGGCCTCCGCGTAATCGGGTTCGGCGTCGAGGGTTTCACCCATGACGGTAAAAAAACAGTCGCCTCGCGTAGGTCACCGGTCACCTTGGCGTCGGTGATGGTGACGAACCGCAGTCGCGGATCCTTGATCTCGTACTCGATCGCCGTTGCGACGATGGACGAGATGCGCTTCGCGAGTCGGCGTGCTCGGGCTTGATCAGCCATGACGAGCGCTCCTCACTTCTTCAGTCTTCGGGTCCGAAGATGCGCCGGCGTACCGACAGCAACTCTAACTCCGGACGGTTGGCGACGTGCCGTTCGCATTTGTCCAGCACCTCGGTCAGGTGGTTCATGCCGTAGCTGGCCATTGCCACACCGAGCAAGGTCCGTCGATAACGGTCATGATCTCCGCCCTCGGTCACACTCACGTCGAACCGTTTCAGGTCCGCGAGGATCGGGCGGATGACAGAGCGCTTCTCTTTCAGTGAATGCACATCACCGAGCAAGATATCGAACTCGAGCGCTCCGAAAAACATCTTTTCAGTCATATGAACGCGCCCCGGGGAATGCGCGCACAGTTACCCGGAAGGAAAGGGGCACAACCCCGCCGGACCCGGAGGCCCGGCGGGATCGCGTACTGCTACTTGCCTAGTCGCGCGGCTTCTCCCGCAGCTCGTAGGCCTCGACGATGTCGCCTTCCTTGATGTCGTTGTACCCGACGGTCAGACCACATTCGTAGCCTTCGCGGACCTCGGTCACGTCATCCTTCTCGCGACGCAGCGACTGGATGGTGGTCTCGGTGATCACCACGTTGTCGCGGATCAGGCGCGCCTTGGCGTTGCGCTTGACCGAACCCGACAGCACCCAGCAACCCGCGATGTTGCCGAACTTGGAGGAACGGAAGACCTGGCGGATCTCCGCGCGGCCCAGCTCGTGCTCCTCGTAGATCGGCTTGAGCAGACCCTTGAGGGCCTTCTCGATCTCGTCGATCGCCTGGTAGATGACCGAGTAGTAGCGGATGTCCACGCCTTCGCGGTTCGCCAGCTCGGTCGCCTTGCCCTCGGCACGGACGTTGAAGCCGATGATGATCGCGTTGGAGGCCGACGCCAGGTTGACGTTGGTCTCGGTGACGCCACCGACACCGCGGTCGATGACGCGCAGACGCACCTCGTCGCCGACATCGATACCGAGCAGCGCCTCCTCGAGGGCCTCGACGGTACCGGAGTTGTCGCCCTTGAGGATCAGGTTCAGCTCCGAAGTCTCCTTCAGAGCGGCATCCAGATCTTCCAGGGAGATCCGCTTGCGGCTGCGCGCGGCCAGGGCGTTGCGCTTGCGAGCGTTGCGGCGATCGGCGATCTGACGCGCGATGCGGTCTTCCTCGACCACGAGCAGGTTGTCGCCGGCGCCGGGCACCGAGGTGAAACCGATGACCTGGACGGGCCGCGACGGCATGGCCGCCACGACGTCGTCGCCGTGCTCGTCGACCATGCGGCGGACGCGACCGTAGGCGTCACCCGCCACGATCGAGTCGCCGACCCGCAGCGTGCCGCGCTGGATGAGCACGGTCGCCACCGGGCCACGACCGCGGTCGAGGTGGGCCTCGATGGCCACACCCTGCGCGTCCATGTCCGGGTTCGCCCGCAGATCCAGCGAGGCGTCCGCGGTCAGGACCACGGCCTCGAGCAGCGACTCGATGTTGGTGCCCTGCTTGGCGGAGATGTCGACGAACATGGTGTCGCCACCGTATTCCTCGGCCACCAGACCGTATTCGGTCAGCTGCTGGCGAATCTTCTGCGGATTCGCGCCTTCCTTATCGATCTTGTTGACCGCCACCACGATCGGCACATCCGCGGCCTGCGCGTGGTTGATGGCCTCCACCGTCTGCGGCATGACGCCGTCGTCGGCCGCGACCACGAGGATCGCGATAT from Nocardia tengchongensis includes:
- a CDS encoding bifunctional oligoribonuclease/PAP phosphatase NrnA gives rise to the protein MTPVDVTPAVEILDAAKSVTILCHVQPDADTVGSGLALAQVLRRRGVPVVVCFAEPDRLPVSMRSLPGTELLVSPDQVPAEVDVLVTVDCGSADRLGVLRDRLAGAGTTLVIDHHRSNTRFGAVNVVDEAAESTAGVIARILDAWSEPLDRNIAHCLYAGLVTDTGSFKWVRPGSHTLAERLLATGIDGAAITRTLMDTHPFAWLPMLSRVLGSAQLLPDAAGGAGLVYAVVRREDTEAVRSEEVESVVDLIRTAAEAQVAAVFKESRTEPGRWTVSLRSHANADGSPGVDVARVAVGLGGGGHRYAAGYSAIGDQDDLVETLKARLGD
- a CDS encoding DUF503 domain-containing protein, coding for MFFGALEFDILLGDVHSLKEKRSVIRPILADLKRFDVSVTEGGDHDRYRRTLLGVAMASYGMNHLTEVLDKCERHVANRPELELLSVRRRIFGPED
- a CDS encoding DUF5995 family protein, producing MVRATRLALALAVTTAIAASAAATAVAAEPAVPSGSAGIVAPAETGAARALTAAENAELVALSDPSTVTDLHDGQRRMERVAEMLSGAQDRRGIFVIFYRNILRDANPVLDQGNFGDPAWARAVSAEFFRIYLVNLHAHLTGGTVSPEWTRYYDLAADPSRSAGRVAAAALDAHLHIDFPEAIAATGTRADHARDFFALGDSLIAITNNITADLDAVYGAKLADFFHAYFVGPAVDSVLGENTTSYVMFQSVRGISFANGLALGSPALRDAAAVEMRVMYDTAETVFDGLEAANLI
- a CDS encoding nitroreductase family deazaflavin-dependent oxidoreductase, with the translated sequence MASTVLPRVARRLGTYRWVMHGSGTILASDRLVRRATRGRHGVLDIAGLPSLELTVVGRKTGLPRTTSLLYVPNDDSILLIGSNWGSTQHPSWSANLRSAATAVVHVGGRRFPVTVTQITGVERKRSWDTAVEFWPGYEMEHDLSGGRTFRVFELHPVHPTPPHMAAIRGTTPPPTRSPYTRPALAAAAVTVAALWWRSRRE